The following coding sequences lie in one Arachis hypogaea cultivar Tifrunner chromosome 9, arahy.Tifrunner.gnm2.J5K5, whole genome shotgun sequence genomic window:
- the LOC112711809 gene encoding protein TIME FOR COFFEE isoform X3 has product MDRIREARRTTMAANGLTRRRPRTNTLRDSPDEDGAIELQEPTRLRDRGSGKKDRDRERERERDRLGRTKRRRGDRLMHSSREDGGDDTSEDSINDEEDDDDGDGGLGGRDGGASAPGSAGASVRMLPLNPSSMSSSSSSLNHHRKSFPPAKVFRPTPPTTWKAADEMIGVSIPRKARSASTKRSHECWASTSAITAEQNHRQASTSPVRTAMAATAAPASPSSSNASARKKIKPNGGGPKFRPPKSSSKSSSSAQDDIEIEIAEVLYGMGRQSQGPSRHEILAHEPSREANKSSGDGKSRISSPISNSQSSLPQNSSSSAVTVSAVAPKRKKPRPVKPEDENPTIFGARSSPISSAMKPESEQPSKNETCSLNSDKNNTGSAPENLDNQQPVGPLPELIKPEGNVLSDSKPLVEESGKPKDVGLSSKEVMAAPHSPKKESAAVQQVDDDREDVKATKANPTISEGENQREEKFQIDLMAPPPPLRSSPERDVVMNMVVDAEKEVKPAMKQDEKQVRMNKDEAAVGLEKEKMRAMVEEAESNKAVNFLKERGIDLHLDLEKTDKGDTGANGTLASKKQHQTVQRQQPQQTNSDKNVQSNSLPLPMSVPSWPGGLPPMSYMTPLQGVVSMDGTTVTPAAIPPPHLLFNQPRPKRCATHCYIARTIMYHQQIARMNPFWPAAAGSASLYGTKPGHLNMVSSTDLHGNLPGRATNSTQDKGHSLAMFPAHIGKDKATPPAAVDNQSRKQILLQQALPPGAAPSNILHGPAFIFPLNQQQAAAAASVRPGSVKSLPVTSNGASSGPSNSAPPNATATGAAAAPTMSFSYPNMPGNETQYLAILQNNAYPFPIPAHVGSPPAYRGTHAQAFPFFNGSFYSSQMLHPSQIQQQQQLPVQSQQNQQHGHQNTSISSGSSSSQKHAQNQQQKPNAATGPNGGAAAGGGGGGGGSLQGFPVTKNLSSQPLQMQQQHPRQQLPNHHASHPARQIESEMGGEDSPSAADSRIPRTTMNIYGQSFAMPMQTPNFALMSPASISGVGSNGSEKKQPQQQHPGSKAGGEASQAFAVSFAPINGATAAPGLDLSFIAQNHSIMQHHNYQLMAAAQAASAQNKKNYHVPEEGKSAGSNVIDSSGRSLNLGSASSRASASVMPAAINSTSAASQSQQMQRCQQQILQLQKQSQFAAAAAASTRNKTPSTSNGIVYSDNLPSTSAMATKYPNAVSAFPQNLVQSSSTVAQSAQWKNSTRPTTSQSPPSMASTTPSSVKSLPLQQQGRSQQAHAQISFAASPKPSTAQVQPSSSTQSPSPPVVVGSPTTSSVSKNTGSPRTTSASNNNKISQTSSLSSQQAKNSSAVPARKSSPVGGRNVPSILSGPQLPPSSTSSGSKSQLPQQQQKQQQQLPKQTMPQAQLFFSNPYMHSQVSQSGSSPSATSAAASGYYIQRRGPEQMQRPGSSGNSSNGAAVNNSKGSTIPGQGLMHPAQFAAMPPSGNHHQFVPNFPYVHPVPTAVQVKPSDQKQPAGE; this is encoded by the exons ATGGATAGGATTAGAGAAGCACGGAGAACAACTATGGCAGCTAACGGTTTGACGAGGAGAAGACCCAGGACTAACACACTCAGAGACTCGCCAG ATGAAGATGGAGCCATCGAGCTCCAGGAGCCGACGAGGCTCAGAGATCGAGGGAGTGGGAAGAAGGATCGAGATCgagagagggaaagagagaggGATCGGCTTGGCAGGACAAAGAGGAGGAGAGGGGATAGGTTGATGCACAGTAGCCGGGAGGATGGTGGGGACGACACCTCCGAGGACAGTATCAACGACGAAGAGGATGACGATGATGGCGACGGAGGACTCGGTGGAAGAGATGGTGGTGCTTCCGCTCCCGGTAGCGCTGGCGCTTCCGTCAGAATGCTCCCACTTAACCCCTCCTCGATGTCTTCATCATCGTCTTCCTTGAACCACCATCGGAAGAGCTTCCCTCCGGCAAAAGTTTTTAGACCAACCCCGCCGACGACGTGGAAGGCCGCCGATGAGATGATCGGAGTCTCTATCCCCAGAAAGGCACGCTCAG caTCGACGAAGAGGTCGCATGAATGCTGGGCTTCGACTAGCGCCATAACGGCGGAGCAGAATCACCGGCAGGCATCCACTTCTCCGGTGAGAACAGCCATGGCAGCGACAGCTGCTCCAGCTTCGCCGTCATCGTCGAATGCATCAGCAAGGAAGAAAATA AAGCCGAATGGAGGAGGGCCAAAGTTTCGGCCACCAAAATCGTCTTCGAAGTCATCGTCTTCAGCGCAGGACGATATCGAGATAGAGATCGCGGAAGTGCTGTACGGCATGGGTAGACAGTCACAAGGGCCATCTAGGCATGAAATCTTGGCCCATGAACCGTCAAGGGAAGCTAATAAATCTTCCGGTGACGGCAAGTCAAGGATTTCATCGCCGATCTCCAACTCCCAATCCTCGCTGCCTCAGAATTCAAGCTCTTCTGCTGTTACTGTTTCCGCTGTTG CTCCTAAGAGGAAGAAGCCGCGTCCAGTGAAGCCAGAGGATGAGAATCCGACGATTTTCGGCGCCCGTAGCAGCCCCATTTCATCAGCAATGAAACCGGAGTCTGAACAGCCTTCAAAGAATGAAACTTGCTCGCTGAATTCAGATAAGAACAACACAGGATCTGCGCCTGAGAATTTGGACAATCAGCAGCCGGTTGGGCCTTTGCCGGAGCTGATTAAGCCAGAAGGCAACGTATTATCGGATTCTAAGCCTTTGGTGGAGGAATCGGGGAAACCTAAAGATGTGGGATTGAGCAGCAAGGAAGTGATGGCGGCCCCTCACTCACCGAAGAAGGAATCTGCTGCTGTTCAGCAAGTAGATGATGACCGTGAAGATGTGAAAGCGACTAAAGC GAATCCGACAATATCAGAGGGTGAAAACCAACGAGAGGAGAAGTTCCAGATAGATCTGATG GCGCCGCCTCCTCCGTTGAGGTCGTCTCCGGAAAGAGATGTTGTGATGAACATGGTTGTTGACGCAGAGAAA GAAGTGAAGCCTGCGATGAAGCAGGATGAGAAACAAGTGAGAATGAATAAAGACGAGGCAGCAGTGGGtctagaaaaagagaaaatgagagCTATGGTGGAAGAAGCTGAATCCAACAAAGCAGTTAATTTCCTGAAGGAAAGGGGTATTGATTTGCACCTTGACTTGGAAAAAACTGATAAGGGAGACACTGGTGCAAATGGCACTTTAGCTAGCAAGAAGCAGCATCAAACAGTTCAGAGGCAACAGCCGCAGCAAACAAACTCAGATAAAAATG TACAATCCAATTCTTTGCCACTTCCAATGTCTGTTCCCAGCTGGCCTGGTGGGCTTCCTCCTATGAG TTACATGACACCTTTACAAGGAGTAGTATCTATGGACGGAACTACCGTGACTCCTGCTGCCATACCG CCTCCCCATCTTCTCTTCAATCAGCCACGGCCTAAACGGTGTGCAACACATTGCTACATTGCTCGTACCATAATGTATCACCAGCAAATTGCGAGGATGAATCCATTCTGGCCTGCTGCAGCAGGTTCAGCGTCATTATATGGAACTAAGCCTGGCCATCTTAACATggtgtcatccacagatttgcatggCAATCTTCCTGGTAGGGCCACCAACTCTACTCAGGACAAGGGCCACAGTCTTGCCATGTTTCCAGCTCATATTGGGAAGGATAAAGCCACTCCGCCTGCGGCTGTGGACAACCAATCAAGAAAGCAAATCTTGCTCCAGCAAGCTTTACCTCCGGGAGCAGCACCTAGTAATATATTG CATGGCCCTGCTTTCATCTTCCCTCTGAATCAGCAGCAAGCAGCTGCAGCAGCGTCTGTTCGGCCTGGATCTGTCAAGTCCTTGCCGGTTACAAGCAATGGAGCATCATCCGGCCCTTCCAATTCTGCTCCACCTAATGCAACTGCTACTGGGGCTGCTGCTGCACCAACAATGAGCTTCAGCTATCCGAATATGCCTGGCAATGAAACTCAGTACTTGGCCATCTTGCAAAATAATGCTTACCCATTTCCAATACCAGCTCATGTTGGGAGTCCGCCTGCTTATCGTGGAACCCATGCTCAAGCGTTCCCATTCTTCAATGGGTCTTTTTATTCTTCTCAAATGCTCCATCCTTCACAGATTCAGCAACAGCAGCAGCTTCCAGTTCAATCACAGCAGAACCAGCAGCATGGCCATCAAAATACCAGTATTTCTAGTGGGTCCTCCTCTTCCCAAAAGCATGCACAAAATCAGCAACAAAAGCCTAATGCTGCAACTGGTCCCAATGGTGGTGCtgctgctggtggtggtggtggtggtggtggaagttTGCAAGGTTTCCCTGTCACCAAAAATCTTTCCTCACAGCCACTCCAGATGCAACAGCAGCATCCCAGGCAGCAGTTACCAAATCATCATGCTTCTCATCCAGCTCGCCAAATTGAGTCTGAGATGGGGGGCGAAGACAGCCCGTCCGCTGCTGATAGTCGCATTCCCCGAACTACGATGAATATCTATGGCCAAAGTTTTGCAATGCCAATGCAGACACCAAATTTTGCTTTGATGTCGCCTGCATCAATTAGTGGTGTTGGGTCTAATGGCAGTGAGAAGAAGCAACCACAACAGCAGCATCCCGGTTCAAAGGCTGGAGGTGAAGCATCTCAGGCTTTTGCCGTGTCATTTGCACCAATCAATGGTGCTACTGCTGCCCCTGGCCTTGACCTCTCCTTTATTGCCCAGAATCATTCAATTATGCAACAtcataattatcaattaatggcTGCTGCACAAGCTGCAAGTGCTCAGAATAAGAAAAATTATCATGTCCCTGAAGAAGGGAAAAGTGCTG GTAGCAATGTCATTGATAGCTCAGGCCGCAGTCTCAACCTTGGTTCTGCATCTTCCCGGGCTTCTGCTTCTGTCATGCCTGCTGCCATCAACTCCACTAGTGCAGCCAGTCAATCACAACAAATGCAGCGATGTCAACAGCAAATTCTTCAGCTTCAGAAGCAGAGTCAATTCGCAGCTGCGGCTGCAGCTTCCACTCGAAATAAGACGCCATCCACAAGTAATGGCATTGTTTACTCTGATAATCTACCTTCTACATCTGCAATGGCCACCAAGTATCCCAATGCAGTATCTGCCTTCCCTCAAAACCTTGTACAGAGCAGCAGCACTGTTGCTCAGTCAGCTCAGTGGAAGAACTCAACAAGGCCAACCACTTCTCAGTCTCCTCCTTCCATGGCTTCGACAACACCGTCGTCAGTCAAGTCTCTACCCCTACAGCAGCAGGGTCGTTCCCAGCAAGCTCACGCACAAATATCTTTTGCCGCAAGTCCAAAACCATCCACAGCACAGGTGCAACCTTCAAGTTCCACCCAGTCCCCATCTCCTCCAGTTGTGGTTGGCTCACCAACTACTTCCTCAGTATCAAAGAACACTGGTAGCCCAAGGACAACATCGGCATCAAACAATAACAAGATCAGCCAAACTTCTTCCTTATCATCACAGCAAGCCAAGAACTCTTCTGCTGTGCCGGCTCGGAAATCCTCACCTGTTGGTGGCAGGAATGTCCCATCGATCCTAAGTGGCCCTCAGCTACCACCCTCTTCAACAAGCTCTGGGAGTAAATCCCAATTGCCACAACAGCAACAAAAGCAACAGCAGCAATTACCAAAGCAAACAATGCCACAGGCCCAGCTGTTCTTCTCAAATCCGTATATGCATTCCCAAGTTTCACAGTCAGGTAGTTCCCCCTCTGCTACTTCGGCTGCTGCAAGTGGGTACTATATTCAACGGCGCGGCCCTGAGCAGATGCAACGACCAGGCTCTTCCGGCAACTCCTCAAATGGTGCTGCAGTGAACAATTCAAAAGGCAGTACCATACCAGGTCAGGGTCTTATGCACCCCGCCCAGTTTGCTGCAATGCCACCATCTGGTAACCACCATCAGTTTGTTCCTAACTTCCCGTATGTC
- the LOC112711809 gene encoding protein TIME FOR COFFEE isoform X2: MDRIREARRTTMAANGLTRRRPRTNTLRDSPDEDGAIELQEPTRLRDRGSGKKDRDRERERERDRLGRTKRRRGDRLMHSSREDGGDDTSEDSINDEEDDDDGDGGLGGRDGGASAPGSAGASVRMLPLNPSSMSSSSSSLNHHRKSFPPAKVFRPTPPTTWKAADEMIGVSIPRKARSASTKRSHECWASTSAITAEQNHRQASTSPVRTAMAATAAPASPSSSNASARKKIKPNGGGPKFRPPKSSSKSSSSAQDDIEIEIAEVLYGMGRQSQGPSRHEILAHEPSREANKSSGDGKSRISSPISNSQSSLPQNSSSSAVTVSAVAPKRKKPRPVKPEDENPTIFGARSSPISSAMKPESEQPSKNETCSLNSDKNNTGSAPENLDNQQPVGPLPELIKPEGNVLSDSKPLVEESGKPKDVGLSSKEVMAAPHSPKKESAAVQQVDDDREDVKATKANPTISEGENQREEKFQIDLMAPPPPLRSSPERDVVMNMVVDAEKEVKPAMKQDEKQVRMNKDEAAVGLEKEKMRAMVEEAESNKAVNFLKERGIDLHLDLEKTDKGDTGANGTLASKKQHQTVQRQQPQQTNSDKNVQSNSLPLPMSVPSWPGGLPPMSYMTPLQGVVSMDGTTVTPAAIPPPHLLFNQPRPKRCATHCYIARTIMYHQQIARMNPFWPAAAGSASLYGTKPGHLNMVSSTDLHGNLPGRATNSTQDKGHSLAMFPAHIGKDKATPPAAVDNQSRKQILLQQALPPGAAPSNILHGPAFIFPLNQQQAAAAASVRPGSVKSLPVTSNGASSGPSNSAPPNATATGAAAAPTMSFSYPNMPGNETQYLAILQNNAYPFPIPAHVGSPPAYRGTHAQAFPFFNGSFYSSQMLHPSQIQQQQQLPVQSQQNQQHGHQNTSISSGSSSSQKHAQNQQQKPNAATGPNGGAAAGGGGGGGGSLQGFPVTKNLSSQPLQMQQQHPRQQLPNHHASHPARQIESEMGGEDSPSAADSRIPRTTMNIYGQSFAMPMQTPNFALMSPASISGVGSNGSEKKQPQQQHPGSKAGGEASQAFAVSFAPINGATAAPGLDLSFIAQNHSIMQHHNYQLMAAAQAASAQNKKNYHVPEEGKSAAGSNVIDSSGRSLNLGSASSRASASVMPAAINSTSAASQSQQMQRCQQQILQLQKQSQFAAAAAASTRNKTPSTSNGIVYSDNLPSTSAMATKYPNAVSAFPQNLVQSSSTVAQSAQWKNSTRPTTSQSPPSMASTTPSSVKSLPLQQQGRSQQAHAQISFAASPKPSTAQVQPSSSTQSPSPPVVVGSPTTSSVSKNTGSPRTTSASNNNKISQTSSLSSQQAKNSSAVPARKSSPVGGRNVPSILSGPQLPPSSTSSGSKSQLPQQQQKQQQQLPKQTMPQAQLFFSNPYMHSQVSQSGSSPSATSAAASGYYIQRRGPEQMQRPGSSGNSSNGAAVNNSKGSTIPGQGLMHPAQFAAMPPSGNHHQFVPNFPYVHPVPTAVQVKPSDQKQPAGE, translated from the exons ATGGATAGGATTAGAGAAGCACGGAGAACAACTATGGCAGCTAACGGTTTGACGAGGAGAAGACCCAGGACTAACACACTCAGAGACTCGCCAG ATGAAGATGGAGCCATCGAGCTCCAGGAGCCGACGAGGCTCAGAGATCGAGGGAGTGGGAAGAAGGATCGAGATCgagagagggaaagagagaggGATCGGCTTGGCAGGACAAAGAGGAGGAGAGGGGATAGGTTGATGCACAGTAGCCGGGAGGATGGTGGGGACGACACCTCCGAGGACAGTATCAACGACGAAGAGGATGACGATGATGGCGACGGAGGACTCGGTGGAAGAGATGGTGGTGCTTCCGCTCCCGGTAGCGCTGGCGCTTCCGTCAGAATGCTCCCACTTAACCCCTCCTCGATGTCTTCATCATCGTCTTCCTTGAACCACCATCGGAAGAGCTTCCCTCCGGCAAAAGTTTTTAGACCAACCCCGCCGACGACGTGGAAGGCCGCCGATGAGATGATCGGAGTCTCTATCCCCAGAAAGGCACGCTCAG caTCGACGAAGAGGTCGCATGAATGCTGGGCTTCGACTAGCGCCATAACGGCGGAGCAGAATCACCGGCAGGCATCCACTTCTCCGGTGAGAACAGCCATGGCAGCGACAGCTGCTCCAGCTTCGCCGTCATCGTCGAATGCATCAGCAAGGAAGAAAATA AAGCCGAATGGAGGAGGGCCAAAGTTTCGGCCACCAAAATCGTCTTCGAAGTCATCGTCTTCAGCGCAGGACGATATCGAGATAGAGATCGCGGAAGTGCTGTACGGCATGGGTAGACAGTCACAAGGGCCATCTAGGCATGAAATCTTGGCCCATGAACCGTCAAGGGAAGCTAATAAATCTTCCGGTGACGGCAAGTCAAGGATTTCATCGCCGATCTCCAACTCCCAATCCTCGCTGCCTCAGAATTCAAGCTCTTCTGCTGTTACTGTTTCCGCTGTTG CTCCTAAGAGGAAGAAGCCGCGTCCAGTGAAGCCAGAGGATGAGAATCCGACGATTTTCGGCGCCCGTAGCAGCCCCATTTCATCAGCAATGAAACCGGAGTCTGAACAGCCTTCAAAGAATGAAACTTGCTCGCTGAATTCAGATAAGAACAACACAGGATCTGCGCCTGAGAATTTGGACAATCAGCAGCCGGTTGGGCCTTTGCCGGAGCTGATTAAGCCAGAAGGCAACGTATTATCGGATTCTAAGCCTTTGGTGGAGGAATCGGGGAAACCTAAAGATGTGGGATTGAGCAGCAAGGAAGTGATGGCGGCCCCTCACTCACCGAAGAAGGAATCTGCTGCTGTTCAGCAAGTAGATGATGACCGTGAAGATGTGAAAGCGACTAAAGC GAATCCGACAATATCAGAGGGTGAAAACCAACGAGAGGAGAAGTTCCAGATAGATCTGATG GCGCCGCCTCCTCCGTTGAGGTCGTCTCCGGAAAGAGATGTTGTGATGAACATGGTTGTTGACGCAGAGAAA GAAGTGAAGCCTGCGATGAAGCAGGATGAGAAACAAGTGAGAATGAATAAAGACGAGGCAGCAGTGGGtctagaaaaagagaaaatgagagCTATGGTGGAAGAAGCTGAATCCAACAAAGCAGTTAATTTCCTGAAGGAAAGGGGTATTGATTTGCACCTTGACTTGGAAAAAACTGATAAGGGAGACACTGGTGCAAATGGCACTTTAGCTAGCAAGAAGCAGCATCAAACAGTTCAGAGGCAACAGCCGCAGCAAACAAACTCAGATAAAAATG TACAATCCAATTCTTTGCCACTTCCAATGTCTGTTCCCAGCTGGCCTGGTGGGCTTCCTCCTATGAG TTACATGACACCTTTACAAGGAGTAGTATCTATGGACGGAACTACCGTGACTCCTGCTGCCATACCG CCTCCCCATCTTCTCTTCAATCAGCCACGGCCTAAACGGTGTGCAACACATTGCTACATTGCTCGTACCATAATGTATCACCAGCAAATTGCGAGGATGAATCCATTCTGGCCTGCTGCAGCAGGTTCAGCGTCATTATATGGAACTAAGCCTGGCCATCTTAACATggtgtcatccacagatttgcatggCAATCTTCCTGGTAGGGCCACCAACTCTACTCAGGACAAGGGCCACAGTCTTGCCATGTTTCCAGCTCATATTGGGAAGGATAAAGCCACTCCGCCTGCGGCTGTGGACAACCAATCAAGAAAGCAAATCTTGCTCCAGCAAGCTTTACCTCCGGGAGCAGCACCTAGTAATATATTG CATGGCCCTGCTTTCATCTTCCCTCTGAATCAGCAGCAAGCAGCTGCAGCAGCGTCTGTTCGGCCTGGATCTGTCAAGTCCTTGCCGGTTACAAGCAATGGAGCATCATCCGGCCCTTCCAATTCTGCTCCACCTAATGCAACTGCTACTGGGGCTGCTGCTGCACCAACAATGAGCTTCAGCTATCCGAATATGCCTGGCAATGAAACTCAGTACTTGGCCATCTTGCAAAATAATGCTTACCCATTTCCAATACCAGCTCATGTTGGGAGTCCGCCTGCTTATCGTGGAACCCATGCTCAAGCGTTCCCATTCTTCAATGGGTCTTTTTATTCTTCTCAAATGCTCCATCCTTCACAGATTCAGCAACAGCAGCAGCTTCCAGTTCAATCACAGCAGAACCAGCAGCATGGCCATCAAAATACCAGTATTTCTAGTGGGTCCTCCTCTTCCCAAAAGCATGCACAAAATCAGCAACAAAAGCCTAATGCTGCAACTGGTCCCAATGGTGGTGCtgctgctggtggtggtggtggtggtggtggaagttTGCAAGGTTTCCCTGTCACCAAAAATCTTTCCTCACAGCCACTCCAGATGCAACAGCAGCATCCCAGGCAGCAGTTACCAAATCATCATGCTTCTCATCCAGCTCGCCAAATTGAGTCTGAGATGGGGGGCGAAGACAGCCCGTCCGCTGCTGATAGTCGCATTCCCCGAACTACGATGAATATCTATGGCCAAAGTTTTGCAATGCCAATGCAGACACCAAATTTTGCTTTGATGTCGCCTGCATCAATTAGTGGTGTTGGGTCTAATGGCAGTGAGAAGAAGCAACCACAACAGCAGCATCCCGGTTCAAAGGCTGGAGGTGAAGCATCTCAGGCTTTTGCCGTGTCATTTGCACCAATCAATGGTGCTACTGCTGCCCCTGGCCTTGACCTCTCCTTTATTGCCCAGAATCATTCAATTATGCAACAtcataattatcaattaatggcTGCTGCACAAGCTGCAAGTGCTCAGAATAAGAAAAATTATCATGTCCCTGAAGAAGGGAAAAGTGCTG CAGGTAGCAATGTCATTGATAGCTCAGGCCGCAGTCTCAACCTTGGTTCTGCATCTTCCCGGGCTTCTGCTTCTGTCATGCCTGCTGCCATCAACTCCACTAGTGCAGCCAGTCAATCACAACAAATGCAGCGATGTCAACAGCAAATTCTTCAGCTTCAGAAGCAGAGTCAATTCGCAGCTGCGGCTGCAGCTTCCACTCGAAATAAGACGCCATCCACAAGTAATGGCATTGTTTACTCTGATAATCTACCTTCTACATCTGCAATGGCCACCAAGTATCCCAATGCAGTATCTGCCTTCCCTCAAAACCTTGTACAGAGCAGCAGCACTGTTGCTCAGTCAGCTCAGTGGAAGAACTCAACAAGGCCAACCACTTCTCAGTCTCCTCCTTCCATGGCTTCGACAACACCGTCGTCAGTCAAGTCTCTACCCCTACAGCAGCAGGGTCGTTCCCAGCAAGCTCACGCACAAATATCTTTTGCCGCAAGTCCAAAACCATCCACAGCACAGGTGCAACCTTCAAGTTCCACCCAGTCCCCATCTCCTCCAGTTGTGGTTGGCTCACCAACTACTTCCTCAGTATCAAAGAACACTGGTAGCCCAAGGACAACATCGGCATCAAACAATAACAAGATCAGCCAAACTTCTTCCTTATCATCACAGCAAGCCAAGAACTCTTCTGCTGTGCCGGCTCGGAAATCCTCACCTGTTGGTGGCAGGAATGTCCCATCGATCCTAAGTGGCCCTCAGCTACCACCCTCTTCAACAAGCTCTGGGAGTAAATCCCAATTGCCACAACAGCAACAAAAGCAACAGCAGCAATTACCAAAGCAAACAATGCCACAGGCCCAGCTGTTCTTCTCAAATCCGTATATGCATTCCCAAGTTTCACAGTCAGGTAGTTCCCCCTCTGCTACTTCGGCTGCTGCAAGTGGGTACTATATTCAACGGCGCGGCCCTGAGCAGATGCAACGACCAGGCTCTTCCGGCAACTCCTCAAATGGTGCTGCAGTGAACAATTCAAAAGGCAGTACCATACCAGGTCAGGGTCTTATGCACCCCGCCCAGTTTGCTGCAATGCCACCATCTGGTAACCACCATCAGTTTGTTCCTAACTTCCCGTATGTC